From the genome of Solanum stenotomum isolate F172 chromosome 5, ASM1918654v1, whole genome shotgun sequence:
ATGAGGTGACCATATCACCATAACTTCATTCCACTCTTATCTACTTGAATTTTTCCAATATCtacttcaatttcaaaatcctaAATTGCCCCCTTTTTATTGTCATGACTATCAGGTCTTTCTCGAATCTgtgaaatatatttcaaacttGTAAGCTCTTTAATTGAAGAAAAACTCATCTTTCAAATCTGTCTCCCTTCTTGAAGATCAAGGTTCCAGTATTTTGTTTGTAATCCTGATGGTTAAGACTACCATTCATTTTGTAAGCAATTGCCAATTTCTGCAAAATTGAATGGTTTTATTCATCACCTTTAGGTTTTGAATAATGTGTGTGTTTATGGTTAGTATTCTAGTGGGTTGCGCGCAAGGTGGCCCATACTCTACGGTTACAACAACATGCCTagtgtagtcccacaaagtGGGATCTAGGGAAGGTACAatgtatgcaaaccttacccctacctcagaGGTGTTTTCCAATAAACCCTTGGCTCCCTGGACACCAcggttatttaaaaaaatccatGCGTCTTTAATGGTTGTTTTGGTAAACAATCCCGTTATTTAAGAATTCTTCTTTCTGTTTGCAATAAGCAAATCCAGGGAAAAATTAAGTCGAATCTCCACAATaatgtgagaaaaaaaaaagggtaaaaaccaAATCATGCACAAACATGTAATAAGAGATCTGACATGTTGTACCTTTACGTTTTGAACTTAACTTTTCTATCTAATAAAACAATCACATATTGTTCACTTTTAAATTTAATGTGTCTGTGTCAGTTTCTAAAGGAATGATAGTAAGGGTGATGTTCGAAATCCTAAAATTATCAAATTCAGAAAGCTGCCACTCTTTTTGGaatagactaaaaaggaaatgttgcTATATAAACTGGAATGGAGTGAGTAAGAAAAGGTTGAGCTTCTTCCTTTGTGGGTCAGTTGAACTTTTTCTCTTCACGAGCATCAGTTGAGTTTTGTTTCTCCTTTCTCTGTTTTTATGGATTAGAAAACTTCAGGACAGATCATGGTTGTTTTCTGCTAAAATTCAAAACATTACCAAGAAATTTATGTGTTACTTGATTGAGTAAAGTCATGGACTTATTTCTAGTATTTTAATAAACAGCATTCTCTTGTGTTTCAGGTTGAAGATAACATCTGCAAGTTTGCCAAAAAAGGTTTAACACCCTCTCAAATTGGTGTTATTCTTCGTGATTCCCATGGCATTGCTCAGGTGAAGAGTGTAACTGGTAGCAAGATTCTCAGAATTTTGAAGGCTCATGGTACTTATTTGgtaattttgtgtttttagtAGATATTACTTGTCTCAAGGAAATTATCTGATAATATAATGATTCTTAATTTGCTAGGACTTGCTCCTGAGATTCCCGAGGATCTCTACCACCTTATCAAAAAAGCAGTTGCAATTCGGAAGCACCTTGAGAGAAACAGGAAAGACAAGGATTCCAAGTTTAGGTTGATTCTTGTTGAGAGCAGGATTCACCGACTTGCTCGCTActacaagaaaacaaaaaagctTCCACCAGTCTGGAAGTAGTAAGTCCAGTCTTTCTATTTGACTTTAGTAGTGGactgctttgattttgttttattcTAGGTTTATGTTGCATTTGCAAATATAATATGTTAATATGGTCAATTCTCTACGAATTAACTTCTTTATCTAAGCATGCTGAGAATTCTCTCATAATTTGGTTAAAAGGTTTATTTCAGTTGGAGAATGTGATTCAGCCACTGCATTGATTATTCTCTTTGCAATATAGCGTAATACATATTCGATTTCCTGTTAGAGACTATTTGTGTGGTTCTGGGGAACCATTGTGAAACTTGATATGAAGTATTTGGTTTCAAGGGACTGGTTGTCCTCATATGGGTTGTTTATAGTTGCTACATTATATACATACCGAGGCACCCCCATTTCTCTTTGTTGCTTGAGTTTGACAAAAGTATATATTCATCTTTCCACTATTGATGGGAAGTAAACACAATAATTTTATGgcaatcttcattttcttgccAACCTTCAACCTAGTTGCCTCATAtctgatatttttctttatgacGTGGTGTATGAGAAGATAGCTTGGGTGCACCTTGACTAATTTTGTGAGGTACTTGCTAACTCTCACCAGTATATGTAGTGGCCTCGTATCTTTGAGGTTCTTGCAGCTTACAAGCGCTTTAGATCCATCTGAATGAGTCCATACTGTCTAATGACAAGACCTTTATAGGGAGGGGAGCAACCACATTAGGCATGTTCTGGTGAAACTTAGGGTGCCCATTTTagaagaaattagaaaaaaacaGTGTTCATTCTTTCCTGTCCTGTGAGTCAGATATTTACTGAAGTTGGTGCAGCTTGTTGTGTGcacatatataattatgtgtcggTCAATACTCTGTTTCTTTGGTAACTCTCCTTCCGGGTCTTCTCTCATAATTTGTGATTTGTGATTTGCTTTACtgatttcagttttttttttccgttGCAGTGAATCTACCACTGCCAGTACTCTTGTGGCATGAGAGAAGACAACGGGAGCATTCAGAGTGCTACTTTCTTCGCCAAGTCATATCTTAGAAATTCTATATTAAGCTGTTTTGGCATGTCCAGGATACTTGAAATCGTAAACAAAATTATGTACTCGAGGAGATGATAGGGCCTCCATTTAGTTTCTTGTTTGAGATTTTGACATTGAGACTTTGTTATCTGAGGTATACTTCTTTTGGTTTAGGTATGTTTTAATTATCATGTTGCGAAATTCTCGGTAAAGCTAGAAATGCTGGATAATGGTTATACTCGCCGCTCTGGTCTGTGGACCTGTGTCAGCTTATTGGTTT
Proteins encoded in this window:
- the LOC125865244 gene encoding 40S ribosomal protein S13, translated to MGRMHSRGKGISASALPYKRTPPSWLKISAPDVEDNICKFAKKGLTPSQIGVILRDSHGIAQVKSVTGSKILRILKAHGLAPEIPEDLYHLIKKAVAIRKHLERNRKDKDSKFRLILVESRIHRLARYYKKTKKLPPVWKYESTTASTLVA